In Lepisosteus oculatus isolate fLepOcu1 chromosome 15, fLepOcu1.hap2, whole genome shotgun sequence, one genomic interval encodes:
- the LOC107079530 gene encoding sperm-associated antigen 17-like translates to MTSWSRQDVSPAGSSGARTCRLELDVAGNPRRERVKLPSAIRGRKPGGLPHQKFTAVEDPVRRKVRTVSVAGPQASGTLQCVRRGFELFPAEVDFGVLREGCTYSVSVALRNVGIDSCRFSVKQPPPATGLRVIYTPGPVAAGMKTDLQVELYAVAFELEDLEGAGHISHHIQIQTETEFLHLPVTATVVPGGVSGNGERDCSPGRRGTAVRLVSTTPCSRRGIARPFRPVHADTDHTFLTQDTLKSMVHH, encoded by the exons ATGACGTCTTGGT CGCGGCAGGACGTGTCTCCAGCGGGCAGCAGCGGAGCCCGGACCTGCAGGCTGGAGTTAGATGTCGCCGGGAACCCGCGCAGGGAGAGGGTCAAGCTGCCCTCCGCCATCCGCGGCCGCAAGCCCGGCGGCCTGCCGCACcagaag TTCACTGCCGTCGAGGACCCTGTGAGGAGGAAGGTGAGAACAGTGTCAGTGGCCGGCCCTCAGGCCAGTGGCACACTTCAGTGTGTTCGCCGGGGTTTTGAGCTCTTCCCTGCAGAAGTGGACTTCGGGGTGCTGAGAGAGGGGTGCACCTATTCTGTCTCTGTCGCACTGAGGAATGTTGGAATCGATTCCTGCAG ATTCAGTGTGAAACAGCCACCTCCTGCCACAGGACTGAGAGTTATATATACTCCTGGACCG GTGGCTGCTGGTATGAAGACTGACCTGCAGGTTGAGCTGTATGCCGTGGCCTTTGAGCTGGAGGACCTGGAGGGAGCAGGACATATTTCCCACCACATTCAGATCCAAACTGAGACCGAGTTTCTTCATCTGCCTGTTACTGCAA CAGTTGTGCCTGGAGGAGTGTCTGGGAACGGGGAGAGGGACTGTTCCccaggcaggagagggacagcagtgcgACTCGTCTCCACCACCCCCTGTTCCCGGCGCGGAATCGCACGGCCCTTCAGACCGGTTCACGCAG ATACAGatcatacatttttaacacaagATACTCTGAAGTCCATGGTACACCACTGA